A part of Lacerta agilis isolate rLacAgi1 chromosome 7, rLacAgi1.pri, whole genome shotgun sequence genomic DNA contains:
- the LOC117049983 gene encoding transmembrane protein 68-like, which yields MIGRNESCGAEQMPMSYLTCLLYILEEWTGVEHLDEYLSYLVYLTWLFAPLLVAFLLPAIILILVYVSIFILHIYKLRTHLKEVYANDFWDGARLTVATIWYVHAKIWNGYELHGLEKIPDGPALFVFYHGATPLDFFYFMSAVLAKKKKIIHVVADHFVFSLPGFKILVDVFSALPGSQEECKKALKNGRTLAISPGGVREALFSNECYTMLWGNRKGFAQVAIDAKVPIIPFFTQNIRESVRTLGGIKPLRWVYENTRLPLVPLYGNFPVKLRTYVGDPIPYDPNVTAAELAEKAKNAIQCLIDKHQKIPGNVFRALMERFETQKKED from the exons ATGATAGGCCGAAATGAATCCTGTGGTGCAGAGCAGATGCCCATGTCTTACTTGACTTGCCTGCTTTACATACTGGAAGAATGGACTGGAGTAGAACACCTGGACGAATATCTGAGTTACCTGGTCTACCTCACATGGCTCTTTGCACCATTGCTTGTAGCCTTTTTACTTCCTGCAATCATCCTCATTCTTGTATATGTCAGCATTTTTATTCTTCATATTTACAAGTTACGGACACATCTAAAAGAGGTTTATGCAAATGATTTTTGGGATGGTGCAAGACTAACAGTGGCAACTATATGGTATGTTCATGCAAAAATATGGAATG GCTATGAGTTGCATGGCCTAGAAAAAATACCTGATGGACCAGCCctatttgttttttatcatgGAGCAACACCTTTAGACTTTTTCTACTTCATGTCTGCTGTtcttgctaaaaagaaaaaaatcatccATGTAGTTGCTGATCACTTCGTCTTTTCATTACCAG GTTTCAAAATCTTAGTTGATGTGTTTAGTGCTTTGCCTGGATCACAGGAGGAATGTAAAAAAGCATTAAAGAACGGGCGCACATTGGCCATTTCACCAGGAGGAGTTCGGGAAGCCCTGTTTAGTAATGAATGCTACACCATGCTATGGGGAAATCGTAAAGGATTTGCTCAAGTGGCTATTGATGCAAAAGTG CCCATCATTCCCTTTTTCACACAAAATATTCGGGAAAGCGTTCGAACACTTGGTGGAATAA AACCACTTAGATGGGTGTATGAGAACACTCGCTTGCCACTAGTCCCATTGTATGGAAACTTCCCTGTCAAACTACGCACCTATGTTGGAGATCCTATTCCATATGACCCAAATGTAACTGCTGCAGAACTGGCAGAAAAA GCAAAAAATGCGATACAATGTTTAATAGACAAACATCAGAAAATACCAGGAAATGTATTCAGAGCATTGATGGAACGATTTGAAACACAGAAAAAAGAAGACTAG